TAGCCATACAGAAAAAGAGAATCTGATGCTTGATCATCTGAAAAAAGAAGGCAAGGAGTTATACCAATGAGCAACGTTACTTCAATTGTAGGAGCCCAGTGGGGCGATGAAGGAAAAGGCCGCATCGTAGACTATTTGGCAGTGAACTCCGATTTGGTCATCCGTTTCCAAGGCGGAGACAATGCAGGACATACAGTTATTAATGACAAGGGCAAGTTCGCCCTCCATATCATCCCGTCCGGTATCTTCAATCCTGAGACCATGAACATCGTGGGAGCAGGGACTGTCGTCAATTTCGAGACCATGAGTGAAGAGCTACAGACCATCACCGCCAAGGGTGTAACGGTGGACAATCTGTTCATCGACGTTCGTGCTCACCTGATCATGCCATACCACCGGGCACTTGATGGTGCCCAGGAGCAATCCAAGAGTGACAAGATGCAGATCGGTACAACAAAGCGTGGTATTGGACCTTGTTACAGTGACAAAGCCACCCGTAGCGGTATCAGGGCAGCAGATCTCCTCGATGAGGACCGACTCAGGAACCGCATTGAGATGGCTCTCCCCCAGAAGAATCGTGAACTTGCCTACTTCGGCCTGAAAGAGTACACCGTTGATGAGATCATGGAACTCTGCAAAAAGTGGAAAGAGACCTACGGAGATAAGATCATCGACACCCTTCCCGTGGTACGTCAGGCGTACGAAGAGGGCCGTAAGATTCTTCTTGAAGGTCAGCTTGGTGTCATGAGAGACCTTGACTGGGGCATCTACCCCTACACCACAAGCAGCAGCCCTACCTCTGGAGGGGCAGCTAATGGAAGCGGCCTCGGCCCAAGAAGGATTGATGAGGTCATTGGAGTGACCAAGGTCTACTCAACCAGTGTTGGTGGCGGTCCATTCATGACAGAACTGTTTGACGAAAATGCAGAGAAATTGCGTAGTGTCGGTGGTGAATATGGTGCAACGACCGGTCGCCCTCGTCGTTGCGGATGGTTTGATGCAGTTGCCACCGAATTTTCTTGCTGGATCAATGGATTTACCTCCATCGCCCTTACCAAACTTGATGTCCTTGATGGATTTGAGAAGATCAAGGTATGTACGGGCTACAGGGTAAACGGAGAGGTTATCAACTACCTGCCTGAGACAGCCCAGCAGGAGATTGCCGAGCCGATTTACGAAGAGTACGATGGCTGGATGAGTGACACGAGTGGTGCCCGCAAGTGGGAGGATCTGCCGAAGAATGCACAGATCTACTGCAAGCGACTAGGAGAGTTGGTGGGTGCACCGATCAAGTTCATCTCGGTTGGACCTGAGCGTGATCAGATCATCATCATGTAACTACTGGTTTTCTTGTATCAAAGGCTCTTCTTCGGAAGGGCCTTTTCTTTGGGTTAAGAAAAAAATGATAAAACTTTTTCATTAGTTATTGACATATGCCAATAACCTCACTATAGTAAAGATAGTTACTGACATATGTCGATAACAATTATTATAACAAGGAGGCACAATATGCCAAGAAGAAATGGAACAGGCCCTATGGGCAACGGACCAATGACTGGAAGAGGCATGGGATACTGCCGTGGCGGAGCCGGAGTCGGCTACGGTTATGGCATGGGACGTGGTGCAGGTTTCGGCCGAGGATTCGGCTGGGGAATGTACGCAACTCCCGTCGCTCCCATCTCCCTTGCTGAACGCAAGCGCATGCTTGAGGAAGAACTCAAACAACTTGAAGCTCAGATGAAAGAGAGTAACGAATAGGAGGAGCTATGCCCCGTCCACGCAAATGGAGAAATGTCTGTGCACTTCCCCAAATCACCAAGTTCGGGCCCCTCGGGGCCCCCTTGGATGAAACCCCATCCATTATCATGACCGTTGATGAGTATGAAACCATACGCCTCATCGATCAGGAAGGATTGACCCAAGAGATGTGCGCTGGACAGATGAATGTTGCCAGGACTACTGTCCAAGGCATCTATGAAAGCGCCAGAAGAAAGCTGGCAGAATCACTGGTGGAGGGCAAGCTGCTCTTCATTGAGGGTGGCGAGTACCACCTAAATGACCATGGTGGTCCCCATCACTACGGCTGCGGTCGTGGATGCAGAATGGGCCATGGTCGCCACCAACATAGACAAGGAGATATACCGCAATGATTGTAGCAGTACCCGCAGAAGAAAAGAGCTTGGATAGCGCCATTTGTGTATCGTTTGGACGAGCACCCATCTATTGTATCTATGATACAGAAAAAGAGACCAGTACCTTTTTGGACAACAAAGCAGCTGAAGCTTCAGGGGGAGCAGGAATCCAGGCCGCACAATTCCTCGCTGACCAGAAGATCGACAGCCTGATCACCTTCCGCTTGGGGGAGAATGCCTCGAAAGTACTGAGTGCTGCAAACATCAGCATCCTCAAGGCACTCAACTTGAGTATAGCTGACAATATTGCCAACCTTCTGGAAGGCAAGCTTACCGCCCTGAACGAAGTACATCCTGGATATCATCATGCACACTAAGGCTACCATTGCAGTTCTCAGTGGCAAGGGAGGAACAGGGAAAACCCTGGTCTCCGTTAATCTTGCCGCTGTGGCAGCAAATGCAACCTATATCGATTGTGATACGGAAGAGCCGAACGGACATATCTTCATCAAGCCAACCATTGTAGAGGAGTATGTTGTCTCTGAACCAAAGCCAGTGGTAAACCAGGATCTTTGTGATGGTTGCAGGATATGTGTGGACGCCTGTGCTTTCAATGCCTTGGCACTCATTGGAAAGAACCTCTTGGTCTTCGATGAGATCTGTCATTCCTGTGGGCTATGCACATACATCTGCCCGAAAGGAGCACTGCACGAGGAGCAGCGTCCACTGGGCGTGGTTAAGCGAGGCAGGAAGAATGGAATTACCTTCCTCGCGGGTGAGATGAATGTTGGGGAAAGTTCTGCAGTTCCCATCATCAAGGCACTCATGAGAGAAAAGAAAACCGATTTGGTTATCATCGACAGCCCCCCTGGTAGCGGGTGCCTGGTGACTGAGACCGTCGGCAACGCTGACTTCTGTCTCCTGGTTGCTGAACCTACCATTTTTGGGGCACACAACCTGGCGATGGTACATGAGTTGGTAACCCTTATGGGAAAACCCTCTGCAGTACTCCTGAACAAGACCCAGGAGGGAGTGAACCCCAGTGAGGCCTACGCAAGACAGCATGGGCTCAAGATTATTGGATCACTCCCCTATGATGAGCATTTGGCCCTTCTCTCCAGTGACGGGTATCTAGCTGCCGAGGAAGATGAACACTATCACACCTATTTTAAAGAACTACTTTCAAAGGTAATACAGGAGGCCAGCCATGCATCAGATTCTGATCCTCAGCGGTAAGGGAGGAACAGGCAAGACCACGGTGGCCAGTGCCTTTATCAACCTCAGCGAAGCAAAAGCCTATGCCGATTGCGACGTCGATGCACCCAATCTCCATCTGGTCATGGGCACTTATGAGCAAGAGCAGAAGAAAGACTACATGGGATTGCCCAAGGCTGTGATCGACCCAGATATGTGTATCAGTTGCAACAAGTGCTTTGAGGTATGTCGATTCGACGCCATTAAGCCGGGAAATCCGTATGAAGTGCTCCCCATCGCTTGTGAAGGTTGCAACTACTGCATTCATGTCTGCCCTGTGGGAGCAATACACAGTGAGGAGGCAAAAGTCGGAGACCTGAAGTTGCTGAAGCGTAATGATGAGGTATTCTCAACAGCAACGCTGCTGATGGGTAGTGGTACCACCGGAAAACTGGTCAGTGAAGTCAAGAATCAGCTGAAGGAAGTGAGTAGCGACCATGAAGTTGCAATTCTTGATGGAAGCCCTGGCATAGGATGCCCGGTAATTGCATCCTTAAGTGGGGTAAGCCTGGCACTCATGGTTGCCGAACCCTCGGTCAGTGGGCTCGCCGATCTGAAACGTGTCCTGGCCAGTGCCAGGCAGCTACAGGTACCAGTTGCTGTTATTGTAAATAAATATGACTCCAATGAACGTAAAAGTGCTGAAATAGAAGTATACTGCTACAAAGAGGGAGTACCGTTCCTTGGGAAAATACCCTACGACAAGATGGCACTGGAAGCAATCAATACCAATAGGACGTTGGTCGAAATGAACAGCAAGGGAGCTGAAGCAATCAAGACCATCTATGAGAAGACCTTACGATTGATGAAGGAGCGTATCCACACATGAAAATAACCACACTGGTGGAGAACACCACCAACAATGAAACATTGGGAGCAGAACATGGATTGAGTCTCTACATCGAAGCAAGTCAGAAAACCATGCTCTTCGATATGGGAGCAAGTTCCTTGTTTGCTGAGAATGCAGAAAAGCTCAATGTTGATCTGAAGAAGGTTGACCTTGCCATCCTCAGTCATGGCCATTATGACCATGGAGGTGGTATCAAAACCTTTTTCAGTATAAACAGCACCGCCCCTCTCTATGCCAGAAAGGAAGCCTTTGGGCCACTCTTCTCCGAGCGAAGTGAAGGAGACTACCACTATATTGGAGTCGACCAGGATCTGCTGAGGAATAACCGCCTTATCT
The sequence above is drawn from the uncultured Sphaerochaeta sp. genome and encodes:
- a CDS encoding adenylosuccinate synthase; translated protein: MSNVTSIVGAQWGDEGKGRIVDYLAVNSDLVIRFQGGDNAGHTVINDKGKFALHIIPSGIFNPETMNIVGAGTVVNFETMSEELQTITAKGVTVDNLFIDVRAHLIMPYHRALDGAQEQSKSDKMQIGTTKRGIGPCYSDKATRSGIRAADLLDEDRLRNRIEMALPQKNRELAYFGLKEYTVDEIMELCKKWKETYGDKIIDTLPVVRQAYEEGRKILLEGQLGVMRDLDWGIYPYTTSSSPTSGGAANGSGLGPRRIDEVIGVTKVYSTSVGGGPFMTELFDENAEKLRSVGGEYGATTGRPRRCGWFDAVATEFSCWINGFTSIALTKLDVLDGFEKIKVCTGYRVNGEVINYLPETAQQEIAEPIYEEYDGWMSDTSGARKWEDLPKNAQIYCKRLGELVGAPIKFISVGPERDQIIIM
- a CDS encoding DUF5320 domain-containing protein: MPRRNGTGPMGNGPMTGRGMGYCRGGAGVGYGYGMGRGAGFGRGFGWGMYATPVAPISLAERKRMLEEELKQLEAQMKESNE
- a CDS encoding DUF134 domain-containing protein; amino-acid sequence: MPRPRKWRNVCALPQITKFGPLGAPLDETPSIIMTVDEYETIRLIDQEGLTQEMCAGQMNVARTTVQGIYESARRKLAESLVEGKLLFIEGGEYHLNDHGGPHHYGCGRGCRMGHGRHQHRQGDIPQ
- a CDS encoding NifB/NifX family molybdenum-iron cluster-binding protein: MIVAVPAEEKSLDSAICVSFGRAPIYCIYDTEKETSTFLDNKAAEASGGAGIQAAQFLADQKIDSLITFRLGENASKVLSAANISILKALNLSIADNIANLLEGKLTALNEVHPGYHHAH
- a CDS encoding ATP-binding protein: MHTKATIAVLSGKGGTGKTLVSVNLAAVAANATYIDCDTEEPNGHIFIKPTIVEEYVVSEPKPVVNQDLCDGCRICVDACAFNALALIGKNLLVFDEICHSCGLCTYICPKGALHEEQRPLGVVKRGRKNGITFLAGEMNVGESSAVPIIKALMREKKTDLVIIDSPPGSGCLVTETVGNADFCLLVAEPTIFGAHNLAMVHELVTLMGKPSAVLLNKTQEGVNPSEAYARQHGLKIIGSLPYDEHLALLSSDGYLAAEEDEHYHTYFKELLSKVIQEASHASDSDPQR
- a CDS encoding ATP-binding protein gives rise to the protein MHQILILSGKGGTGKTTVASAFINLSEAKAYADCDVDAPNLHLVMGTYEQEQKKDYMGLPKAVIDPDMCISCNKCFEVCRFDAIKPGNPYEVLPIACEGCNYCIHVCPVGAIHSEEAKVGDLKLLKRNDEVFSTATLLMGSGTTGKLVSEVKNQLKEVSSDHEVAILDGSPGIGCPVIASLSGVSLALMVAEPSVSGLADLKRVLASARQLQVPVAVIVNKYDSNERKSAEIEVYCYKEGVPFLGKIPYDKMALEAINTNRTLVEMNSKGAEAIKTIYEKTLRLMKERIHT